In Nakamurella antarctica, the following are encoded in one genomic region:
- the tal gene encoding transaldolase — MSNDRLADLTAAGVSLWLDDLSRNRIKSGDLENLIATKHISGVTTNPTIFAGALSKGEAYAEQVAVLAKSGATVDEAVRALTTDDVRDAADIFAGVFAATDGVDGRVSIEVEPGLANDTEATTKQARELSDTVDRPNLLVKIPATVQGLSSITATLAEGISVNVTLIFSLDRYAAVIEAFIEGIKQAQAAGKDVSKIHSVASFFVSRVDSEIDKRLDAIGTEDAKSLKGKAAIANARLAYELFEKRFAAADWAPFAAEGAHAQRPLWASTGVKDPAYDDTQYVVELVAPGTVNTAPEKTIDAVADHGVVRGDTIDGSYDAARQVFADLGAVGIDLDDVYEILETEGVSKFIVSWGELLETVKTALAAAKA, encoded by the coding sequence ATGAGTAACGACCGCCTTGCCGATCTGACAGCAGCCGGAGTGTCGCTGTGGCTCGATGATCTGTCCCGCAACCGCATCAAGTCTGGTGACTTGGAAAACCTGATTGCCACCAAGCACATCAGCGGAGTCACCACCAACCCCACTATCTTCGCTGGCGCGCTTTCCAAGGGCGAGGCTTATGCCGAGCAGGTCGCCGTGCTAGCCAAGTCTGGCGCCACCGTGGACGAGGCTGTTCGGGCACTGACCACCGATGACGTCCGGGACGCCGCCGATATTTTCGCTGGTGTTTTTGCGGCCACCGACGGGGTTGACGGGCGCGTCTCCATCGAGGTGGAGCCAGGCCTGGCAAACGACACCGAAGCCACCACCAAGCAGGCACGCGAGCTGTCCGACACCGTCGACCGGCCGAACCTCTTGGTGAAGATCCCGGCCACCGTCCAGGGTTTGAGTTCCATCACTGCGACGCTTGCCGAAGGCATCAGCGTGAACGTGACATTAATTTTCTCGCTGGACCGGTACGCCGCTGTGATCGAGGCCTTTATCGAAGGCATCAAGCAGGCCCAAGCCGCAGGCAAGGACGTCAGCAAGATCCATTCCGTGGCCTCATTCTTCGTCTCCCGCGTTGACAGCGAAATAGACAAGCGTCTGGATGCGATCGGGACCGAAGACGCCAAGTCGCTCAAGGGCAAGGCAGCTATCGCTAATGCTCGGTTGGCCTACGAACTCTTCGAGAAGCGCTTTGCGGCAGCAGATTGGGCGCCGTTCGCCGCCGAGGGCGCTCACGCACAACGGCCCCTGTGGGCTTCGACCGGCGTGAAGGATCCCGCCTATGACGACACCCAATATGTTGTCGAGCTTGTAGCACCGGGCACGGTCAACACCGCCCCGGAGAAGACAATCGACGCCGTCGCCGACCACGGGGTCGTCCGCGGTGACACCATCGACGGTAGCTACGACGCCGCACGGCAGGTTTTCGCTGATCTGGGCGCCGTCGGCATCGACCTCGATGACGTTTACGAGATTTTGGAAACCGAAGGCGTTTCCAAGTTCATCGTTTCCTGGGGCGAACTGCTGGAAACCGTCAAGACGGCATTGGCTGCCGCCAAGGCCTGA
- the zwf gene encoding glucose-6-phosphate dehydrogenase: protein MPVTTNPLRDPRDKRLPRIAGPSGIVIFGVTGDLSRKKLMPAIYDLANRGLLPPGFSLVGFARRDWANEDFGTVVHDAVKQYARTPFSEEVWRHLAEGFRFVQGTFDDDGAFDTLAATLKELDDTRGTGGNHAFYFSIPPSSFPVVCKQLARSGLAAHTPDQWRRVVIEKPFGHDLASAQDLNTVVNSVFPPESVFRIDHYLGKETVQNLLALRFANQLFEPIWNAHYVDHVQITMAEDIGIGGRAGYYDGIGAARDVIQNHLIQLLALTAMEEPVSFEPKDLRAEKTKVLSQVQLPKDLLASTARGQYTGGWQGGAKVVGYLEEDGISPSSTTETFAAVKLLVDTRRWAGVPFYLRTGKRLGRRVSEIAMVFKRAPHLPFSHTDTEELGANAIVIRVQPDEGVTIRFGSKVPGPSMEVRDVSMDFSYGQSFTEASPEAYERLILDVLLGEPSLFPQDEEVELSWKILDPIEKAWSRKGTQPDSYQSGTWGPASADAMMARDGRVWRRP from the coding sequence ATGCCGGTCACGACGAATCCGCTACGCGATCCACGGGACAAACGTCTCCCCCGCATCGCCGGCCCCTCCGGCATTGTCATTTTTGGCGTCACCGGGGACCTTTCCCGCAAGAAACTGATGCCTGCCATCTACGACCTCGCCAACCGCGGGTTGCTACCGCCCGGATTCTCTCTCGTTGGTTTTGCGCGCCGCGACTGGGCTAACGAGGACTTCGGCACCGTAGTGCACGATGCGGTGAAACAGTATGCGCGGACGCCATTCTCGGAGGAAGTCTGGCGGCACCTGGCCGAGGGCTTCCGTTTTGTCCAGGGCACCTTCGATGATGACGGCGCCTTCGACACGCTGGCTGCGACACTCAAGGAGCTGGACGACACTCGTGGCACCGGCGGCAACCATGCCTTCTACTTCTCCATCCCGCCGAGCTCATTCCCGGTGGTGTGCAAGCAACTTGCCCGCTCCGGACTCGCTGCCCATACTCCGGATCAGTGGCGCCGAGTCGTCATCGAGAAGCCATTCGGGCACGACTTAGCCAGTGCGCAGGATCTCAACACGGTGGTGAACTCGGTGTTCCCACCGGAGTCCGTATTCCGCATCGACCATTACCTTGGCAAGGAGACCGTCCAGAACCTGCTGGCGCTTCGTTTTGCCAACCAACTATTCGAGCCGATCTGGAATGCCCACTACGTCGACCATGTGCAGATCACCATGGCCGAGGACATCGGTATTGGTGGGCGGGCGGGATATTACGACGGCATTGGGGCCGCCCGCGATGTCATCCAGAATCACCTGATTCAACTTCTCGCTTTGACCGCGATGGAGGAGCCGGTCTCGTTCGAGCCCAAAGACCTTCGCGCAGAGAAGACGAAAGTCCTTTCTCAGGTGCAACTCCCGAAAGATTTGCTGGCCTCTACTGCCCGTGGGCAATACACCGGCGGTTGGCAGGGCGGTGCTAAAGTGGTCGGATATTTGGAGGAGGACGGTATTTCGCCATCGTCGACCACCGAAACCTTCGCGGCTGTCAAGCTTCTCGTGGATACTCGCAGATGGGCCGGGGTCCCGTTTTACCTGCGTACTGGCAAACGGCTGGGACGTCGGGTCAGCGAGATCGCGATGGTCTTCAAACGCGCGCCGCACCTGCCGTTTTCCCATACCGACACCGAAGAACTGGGCGCCAACGCGATCGTCATCCGCGTCCAACCCGACGAGGGCGTCACTATCCGCTTCGGTTCCAAAGTGCCGGGGCCGAGCATGGAAGTCCGCGACGTGAGCATGGACTTCTCCTACGGACAGTCATTTACCGAGGCTTCTCCCGAGGCCTACGAGCGGTTGATTCTCGACGTGCTGCTCGGCGAGCCATCCTTGTTCCCGCAGGATGAAGAAGTCGAATTGTCCTGGAAAATCCTGGATCCGATCGAAAAGGCATGGAGCCGCAAGGGAACCCAGCCCGACTCCTACCAGTCCGGTACCTGGGGCCCCGCCTCTGCGGATGCCATGATGGCCCGCGATGGCCGCGTCTGGCGTCGACCGTGA